A single Endozoicomonas sp. NE40 DNA region contains:
- a CDS encoding uroporphyrinogen-III synthase: MTDCLFDATLNQIRALVTRPQPEGGRLAERIHQQGGRAFVLPMLSIVALAETQEVRDRVLQLDRYEKVVVISQHAARFGLELIENYWPQRPIHQQWFAIGETTRHTLAQLDVPAVCSRQGNDSESLLALNGFQDITGQRVLLIKGKSGRDFLEKTLRQQGAQVDTLEVYQRLCPDYQPDEVRQQLADHGINVILAGSGETVRNLCQYLPQTILEHCRLVIPGQRVARLAETLGFRQVYTATGADHAAMLSVLEKINDETFL, translated from the coding sequence ATGACTGATTGCCTTTTTGACGCAACACTCAACCAGATTCGCGCCCTGGTTACCCGTCCTCAACCAGAGGGCGGCAGGCTGGCTGAACGTATCCACCAGCAGGGCGGCAGGGCTTTTGTCCTGCCCATGCTGAGCATTGTTGCATTAGCTGAGACTCAGGAGGTTCGCGACCGTGTGCTGCAGCTGGATCGTTACGAAAAGGTGGTCGTCATCAGCCAGCACGCCGCACGCTTCGGGCTGGAGCTGATCGAAAATTACTGGCCACAACGACCCATTCATCAGCAATGGTTTGCCATTGGCGAAACAACCCGCCACACTCTGGCTCAACTGGATGTACCCGCCGTCTGCTCCCGACAAGGCAACGACAGCGAAAGCCTGCTGGCCCTGAACGGTTTTCAGGACATCACGGGGCAGCGCGTGTTACTGATCAAGGGAAAAAGCGGCAGAGACTTTCTGGAAAAGACATTGCGCCAGCAGGGCGCACAGGTGGATACTCTTGAGGTCTATCAACGCCTTTGCCCGGACTATCAGCCCGATGAAGTGCGACAACAGCTGGCAGATCATGGTATTAATGTCATTCTTGCGGGCAGTGGCGAAACCGTCCGGAACCTGTGCCAGTATCTGCCTCAAACCATACTTGAACACTGTCGGCTGGTGATTCCCGGCCAGCGAGTCGCCCGGCTGGCAGAAACACTGGGATTCAGGCAGGTTTATACAGCAACAGGTGCCGACCATGCCGCCATGCTATCGGTTCTCGAGAAGATCAACGATGAAACTTTTTTGTGA
- a CDS encoding heme biosynthesis HemY N-terminal domain-containing protein, with amino-acid sequence MKAFALFLLLLFGCLLLANIMVNDTGYVLIAYENMTFESTLWGLCLMILLLTGVVWLVSGLVRMMFGATSFIYPFTADAKQRQARKLSIRGFAEFTHGHWKKAEKLLVQAAEAGETPLLTYLAAARAAHEAGNHDACSDYLRRADHKAPGADLAIGITQAQIQLSAGQLEQALATIKRLHKKEPRHAFVLKLLKQVYCRLNDWQSLAALLPKLKRLKVVDDNEYRELELQSFEALFEQACSNSRGAMSDDERAKPLQRIWNDLSSAQRKDPVILYRYASSLVQLGLEEKAAPILREYLPKCYSADLILLYGKIRSNDLKRQLLFTESLLKERTNDPDLLLSAGRLALRNELWGKAREYFEASLRFSKRADTYNELGRLLAHLGEHETSNRYFQDGLLLAADTVIDLPDTGKSIQSFKI; translated from the coding sequence ATGAAAGCGTTTGCCCTGTTCCTGCTTCTGCTCTTCGGCTGTCTGTTGTTAGCCAACATCATGGTAAACGACACAGGCTATGTGCTAATCGCCTATGAAAACATGACCTTTGAAAGCACACTCTGGGGTCTGTGCCTGATGATACTGCTGTTAACAGGTGTCGTCTGGCTGGTGTCCGGGCTGGTACGCATGATGTTTGGTGCCACCAGTTTTATCTACCCGTTCACTGCCGATGCTAAACAGCGACAGGCCCGCAAGCTGAGCATTCGTGGCTTTGCCGAGTTCACCCATGGTCACTGGAAGAAAGCAGAAAAGCTGCTGGTTCAGGCGGCAGAAGCCGGTGAAACACCTCTGCTGACCTATCTGGCTGCAGCCCGTGCTGCCCATGAAGCCGGTAATCACGATGCCTGCTCCGACTACCTTCGCCGGGCTGACCACAAAGCACCCGGTGCGGACCTGGCAATTGGTATTACCCAGGCACAGATCCAGCTGTCTGCCGGACAGCTGGAGCAGGCTCTGGCCACCATTAAACGGTTGCACAAAAAAGAGCCCCGTCACGCCTTTGTGCTTAAACTCCTGAAACAGGTTTATTGTCGTTTAAATGACTGGCAGTCGCTGGCCGCTCTGCTGCCGAAACTGAAACGGCTCAAAGTCGTGGATGATAATGAGTACCGGGAACTGGAACTGCAATCGTTTGAAGCCCTGTTTGAACAGGCCTGCAGTAACAGCCGTGGGGCGATGTCTGACGATGAACGGGCAAAACCTCTGCAACGTATCTGGAACGACCTGAGTTCCGCCCAGCGCAAAGACCCGGTTATTCTGTATCGCTATGCCAGCAGTCTGGTTCAGCTCGGACTGGAAGAAAAAGCAGCACCTATCCTGCGGGAATACCTGCCCAAATGTTATAGCGCAGACCTGATTCTTCTGTACGGTAAAATTCGCAGCAATGACCTGAAGCGACAACTTCTGTTCACGGAGTCATTACTGAAAGAACGTACAAACGATCCGGATCTTTTATTAAGCGCCGGTCGTCTGGCACTTCGTAACGAACTCTGGGGGAAAGCCCGTGAGTACTTTGAAGCCAGCCTGAGATTCAGCAAACGCGCTGATACCTACAATGAACTGGGCAGGCTTCTGGCACATCTGGGTGAGCATGAAACCAGCAACCGTTATTTTCAGGACGGCTTACTACTGGCAGCAGATACCGTGATTGATTTGCCAGACACTGGCAAATCAATACAGTCATTCAAGATCTGA
- a CDS encoding sulfatase-like hydrolase/transferase: protein MHKIKKLALAMTVSAAAVSAVAKPVALPEPVTGEQPNVVIIYTDDMGWGDVGYHGVEDIRTPNIDKLAANGVHFPQAYVSASVCGPSRSGMLTGVYQQRMGVYGNFKENTIPRDQPLVMEIMKDQGYTTGVIGKWHLGDGTGKPNDRGADFFYGFLGGTTRLFPLSN from the coding sequence ATGCACAAGATAAAGAAGTTAGCCCTCGCTATGACGGTCTCTGCTGCTGCGGTAAGCGCAGTGGCCAAACCTGTTGCACTCCCTGAGCCTGTAACGGGTGAACAGCCCAATGTCGTTATTATTTATACCGACGACATGGGTTGGGGGGATGTGGGCTACCATGGTGTTGAAGACATTCGTACCCCAAACATCGATAAGCTGGCAGCTAACGGTGTGCATTTTCCTCAGGCTTATGTATCGGCTTCGGTATGCGGCCCTTCCCGCTCCGGTATGTTGACGGGGGTTTACCAGCAGCGCATGGGGGTTTACGGCAACTTCAAGGAAAACACCATTCCCCGGGACCAGCCCCTGGTCATGGAAATCATGAAGGACCAGGGTTACACCACGGGTGTGATTGGTAAGTGGCATCTGGGTGATGGAACCGGTAAGCCTAACGACCGGGGCGCAGACTTCTTTTATGGATTCCTTGGTGGAACCACACGACTATTTCCGCTCTCAAACTGA
- a CDS encoding LytR/AlgR family response regulator transcription factor has translation MKILITDDEPLARERVRHLLNRLEGFQPLEKDASNGYEAIELAREYQPDIVLMDIRMPVMDGLEAAGLLTEMEQPPAIIFCTAYDNHAIEAFNVQAVGYLLKPVKAEDLHQSLNRAGSINRAQLNQLQGSLSDSSMRSHISAKTLKGIELVPLDSVYYFMADSKYVTVYHENGETLIDDPLKELEVEFSSTFVRIHRNALVRKSLIERMLRDENGHYSLQLTHVDKPLSVSRRHVPLMKKVMQSM, from the coding sequence ATGAAAATACTGATTACCGATGATGAACCTCTCGCCCGTGAACGGGTTCGCCATCTGCTCAACCGCCTGGAAGGATTTCAGCCGCTGGAAAAAGATGCCAGCAACGGTTACGAAGCCATAGAGCTCGCCCGGGAATATCAGCCCGATATTGTACTGATGGATATTCGCATGCCGGTCATGGACGGACTGGAAGCCGCAGGTCTTCTGACCGAAATGGAACAACCTCCTGCCATTATTTTCTGCACCGCTTATGACAACCACGCCATTGAAGCCTTTAACGTGCAGGCTGTGGGCTACCTGCTCAAACCCGTGAAGGCAGAAGACCTGCATCAGTCTCTCAATCGTGCCGGCAGCATTAACCGGGCTCAGCTGAACCAGCTGCAGGGTTCGCTGTCGGACAGCAGTATGCGCAGCCATATTTCAGCCAAAACCCTGAAAGGTATCGAACTGGTACCGCTGGATTCCGTCTATTACTTTATGGCCGACAGCAAATACGTGACCGTTTACCATGAAAATGGCGAAACATTGATTGACGACCCGCTAAAAGAGCTGGAGGTGGAGTTCAGTTCCACGTTTGTTCGGATTCACCGCAACGCCCTGGTGCGCAAAAGCCTGATCGAACGCATGCTGCGGGATGAAAACGGGCATTACAGCCTCCAGCTGACCCACGTCGATAAACCACTCTCTGTCAGCCGACGTCATGTTCCCCTGATGAAAAAAGTCATGCAGTCCATGTAG
- a CDS encoding sulfatase has product MDSLVEPHDYFRSQTEDDGRVMFAPIFRNDQVESPIQEQDGYLTDMFTDEAVSFIKQATDKDEPFFLYLAHLAVHHPWQVPDSYLKRLEDLPVKEGSAGDERRVFAGMTLALDDGIGAVMDTLKEQGVYDNTLVFFMSDNGTPAGQGFERPRRKQRGETTMSSPGPFNGFKGTTYEGGVRVPFVMHWPGNVPEGLKYENKVSSLDIVPTIASLFKGTNTGQFPFDGTNLLPYLRGEVAEGAKPHETLYWRRDEDYAIRDGDWKLTQNRNHGPQTIRLFDMANDPGEWKDLAAEKPEKAQELKDKFDAWEATLPINQFSPKPTNRNFDYNKGNRVDVQDNNKAVLSRAK; this is encoded by the coding sequence ATGGATTCCTTGGTGGAACCACACGACTATTTCCGCTCTCAAACTGAAGACGATGGTCGTGTGATGTTCGCGCCCATTTTCCGTAACGATCAGGTTGAGTCTCCGATTCAGGAACAGGATGGCTACCTGACGGATATGTTTACAGATGAAGCGGTATCCTTCATTAAGCAGGCCACCGATAAAGATGAACCGTTCTTCCTGTACCTGGCCCACCTGGCGGTACACCACCCGTGGCAGGTGCCTGACAGCTATCTGAAAAGACTGGAAGACCTGCCTGTTAAAGAAGGTTCAGCAGGTGATGAACGTCGTGTATTTGCCGGTATGACTCTGGCGCTGGATGATGGCATTGGCGCTGTAATGGATACTTTGAAAGAGCAGGGAGTGTACGACAATACTCTGGTGTTCTTTATGAGCGACAATGGTACCCCTGCTGGTCAGGGCTTTGAGCGCCCACGTCGTAAACAGCGTGGTGAAACCACCATGTCCAGCCCGGGGCCATTTAACGGCTTTAAAGGAACCACTTATGAAGGCGGTGTCCGTGTTCCCTTTGTTATGCACTGGCCTGGTAATGTTCCGGAAGGGCTGAAGTATGAGAACAAGGTGAGTTCACTGGATATTGTGCCAACGATTGCTTCGCTGTTTAAAGGTACCAATACTGGTCAGTTCCCATTCGATGGCACTAACCTGCTGCCCTACCTGAGAGGTGAAGTGGCTGAGGGTGCGAAGCCCCACGAAACACTGTACTGGCGTCGTGATGAAGACTACGCCATTCGTGATGGTGACTGGAAACTGACCCAGAACCGCAACCATGGCCCACAAACCATTCGACTGTTTGATATGGCGAATGACCCGGGTGAGTGGAAAGACCTGGCCGCTGAAAAACCGGAAAAGGCTCAGGAGCTGAAAGACAAGTTTGATGCCTGGGAAGCAACCCTGCCCATTAACCAGTTCAGCCCCAAGCCAACCAACCGTAACTTTGATTACAACAAGGGTAACCGGGTGGATGTTCAGGACAATAACAAGGCGGTTTTGTCCCGGGCTAAATAA
- the hemC gene encoding hydroxymethylbilane synthase: MKTVRIATRKSALALWQAEYVKERLEHFHPGLTVELVKMTSKGDRILDAPLAKIGGKGLFVKELENALLEGRADIAVHSMKDVPMSFPDGLGLSTICPRENPLDAFVSNHYSRLDELPEGAVVGTSSLRRQCQLLKLRPDLAIRFLRGNVNTRLAKLDNGEYDAIILAAAGLIRLDMADRIRNCLTTEQCLPAAGQGAVGIEIRTADNVIRQLLAPLHDQDTADRVLAERAMNRRLNGGCQVPIACYSELQGDELFIRGLVGQPDGRVLLEAQTRCHRSEGETAGIQVAEKLLQQGADRILSELMHD; this comes from the coding sequence ATGAAGACCGTCCGAATCGCTACCCGAAAAAGCGCTCTGGCTCTTTGGCAGGCCGAATACGTCAAAGAACGTCTGGAGCATTTCCATCCGGGACTCACTGTAGAACTGGTGAAAATGACCAGCAAAGGCGACCGTATCCTTGATGCTCCCCTGGCAAAGATTGGTGGCAAAGGGCTATTTGTCAAAGAGCTGGAAAACGCGTTGCTGGAAGGGCGTGCTGATATTGCCGTACACTCGATGAAAGACGTTCCCATGTCGTTTCCTGATGGTCTGGGGCTATCCACCATCTGTCCACGGGAAAACCCGCTGGATGCTTTTGTTTCCAACCACTACAGCCGTCTTGACGAATTACCGGAAGGCGCTGTCGTGGGAACCTCCAGCCTGCGTCGTCAGTGCCAGTTACTGAAGCTCCGCCCGGATCTGGCCATTCGTTTTCTGCGTGGTAACGTCAACACCCGACTCGCCAAACTTGATAATGGCGAATACGACGCCATCATTCTGGCTGCCGCCGGTCTTATTCGTCTGGACATGGCCGATCGAATCCGCAACTGCCTGACCACCGAACAGTGTCTGCCAGCGGCCGGGCAGGGCGCTGTTGGCATTGAGATTCGCACTGCCGATAACGTCATCCGACAACTGCTTGCCCCTTTGCACGATCAGGACACTGCCGACCGGGTACTGGCTGAACGTGCCATGAACCGTCGCCTGAACGGAGGTTGTCAGGTGCCGATTGCCTGCTATTCCGAATTGCAGGGCGATGAACTGTTTATTCGGGGACTGGTCGGTCAACCCGATGGCCGTGTACTGCTGGAAGCTCAGACCCGTTGTCACCGCAGTGAAGGCGAGACGGCAGGTATTCAGGTAGCGGAAAAACTGCTACAACAAGGTGCCGACAGAATCCTCAGTGAATTAATGCATGACTGA
- a CDS encoding TRAP transporter large permease — translation MEAALIGFAVLLILIIVVRMPIALAMGLVGFFGFAAMQGLSPGNIADFNWRPVLTMASRRVIDTAQDYHLSVIPLFVLMGNLITHSGMSQQLYNAAYAFLGHRRGGLAMSTIVSCGGFSAICGSSLATSATMAKVAMPPMRKFGYSDGLATASIAAGGTLGILIPPSVILVMYGLLTETSIRELFAAGFIPGLLGVLFYLAAVQYVVWRNPKAGPRGEKLSWKERWHSMQEVRGIVALFALVMGGIYGGIFTPTEAAGIGAGGAFLIALFRKSLTLQTLFEVITDSTRTTTMLFGVLIGALIFSNFINRAGLPDDLLQFVIDMDLQPMLVILAILVIYMLLGMVFESLSMLLLTVPVFFPLVASLGFDLVWFGIVVVVVTEISLVTPPVGMNVFVLSAILKDINTGVIFRGVTPFWIADLIRLAIIVLVAQISLFLPQLLYG, via the coding sequence ATGGAAGCAGCATTAATTGGTTTTGCCGTCCTGCTGATCCTGATCATCGTCGTCCGGATGCCCATTGCCCTGGCAATGGGTCTGGTGGGTTTCTTCGGTTTTGCCGCCATGCAGGGGCTGAGCCCGGGCAATATTGCCGACTTTAACTGGCGTCCGGTTCTGACCATGGCTTCACGACGGGTGATTGACACCGCACAGGATTATCATCTGTCAGTCATTCCCCTGTTTGTATTGATGGGTAACCTGATCACCCATTCAGGCATGTCGCAGCAGCTATACAACGCCGCCTATGCATTCCTGGGACATCGACGGGGTGGACTGGCAATGTCAACCATCGTCTCCTGTGGTGGTTTTTCGGCCATCTGTGGTTCCAGTCTGGCGACCTCTGCCACCATGGCAAAAGTTGCCATGCCACCCATGCGCAAGTTTGGTTATTCCGACGGACTCGCGACCGCTTCTATCGCTGCCGGTGGCACTTTGGGTATCCTGATTCCTCCCAGTGTTATTCTGGTGATGTACGGTCTGCTGACCGAAACCAGTATCCGGGAACTGTTCGCAGCAGGCTTTATCCCAGGTCTGCTGGGGGTTCTGTTCTATCTTGCTGCAGTTCAGTACGTTGTCTGGAGAAACCCGAAAGCCGGTCCGCGTGGTGAGAAGCTGAGTTGGAAAGAGCGCTGGCACAGCATGCAGGAAGTGCGTGGCATTGTTGCTCTGTTCGCACTGGTAATGGGGGGTATCTATGGTGGTATCTTTACACCGACCGAAGCCGCGGGCATCGGTGCCGGTGGCGCGTTTCTGATCGCCCTGTTCCGTAAAAGCCTGACGCTACAAACCCTGTTTGAAGTCATCACCGACTCTACCCGCACAACGACCATGCTGTTTGGTGTTCTGATTGGCGCTCTGATCTTTTCGAACTTCATCAACCGGGCCGGCCTGCCTGACGACCTGTTGCAGTTTGTAATCGATATGGATCTGCAACCGATGCTGGTGATCCTTGCCATTCTGGTGATTTACATGCTGCTGGGCATGGTGTTTGAGTCGCTGTCCATGCTGCTTCTGACGGTTCCAGTGTTTTTTCCACTGGTCGCCAGCCTTGGATTCGACCTGGTGTGGTTCGGGATAGTGGTCGTGGTGGTCACTGAAATCAGTCTGGTAACGCCCCCCGTCGGCATGAATGTGTTTGTTCTCAGCGCCATATTAAAAGACATCAATACCGGTGTCATTTTCCGTGGGGTAACACCGTTCTGGATAGCCGACCTTATTCGTCTTGCGATTATTGTGCTGGTTGCCCAGATTTCCCTGTTCTTGCCACAGCTGTTGTATGGGTAA
- a CDS encoding sensor histidine kinase, translating into MPDSTLNNKNRDSLFIPDLCHTSAVFILVLVAELFVLTQVLAFPGSNGFDWNRLATTSLFVQWIVLCSAAVLCRLRLLLRNSPTAVIVSAVLVTVLTITLVVTLLAQWFLWRDAFLLTYPDWAQLLRHGVIALIMTAMLLRYFYIQHEASRQEIANANARFQALQARIRPHFLFNSMNSIASLIHINQDKAEEAVEDLSDLFRSSLQEAGNLISLSREIELCKGYLRIEKHRLGDRLDSEWRFHNLPETLPATLSIPPLTLQPVVENAVYHGIQPRQQGGTVSVDIALDNDKVTIRVQNPVPENSEQAVEQGNRLALENIRSRLQLLYGNHASVDTHLTLNNGAEIYETIISYPENKLSTA; encoded by the coding sequence ATGCCGGACTCCACCCTTAATAACAAAAACAGAGACAGCCTGTTTATTCCCGACCTTTGTCACACCTCGGCGGTTTTTATACTGGTACTGGTTGCCGAACTGTTTGTTTTAACCCAGGTACTGGCTTTTCCCGGCAGCAACGGCTTTGACTGGAACCGGCTGGCCACCACCTCGCTGTTTGTGCAATGGATTGTACTGTGCAGTGCGGCGGTACTCTGCCGGCTTCGGCTGTTATTGCGCAACTCGCCAACGGCTGTGATTGTTTCTGCGGTACTGGTGACCGTTCTGACCATCACCCTTGTCGTTACCTTGCTGGCACAGTGGTTTCTGTGGAGAGATGCTTTTCTGCTGACCTACCCTGACTGGGCTCAGCTGTTACGCCACGGCGTTATCGCTCTCATCATGACTGCCATGCTGCTGCGCTATTTCTATATTCAGCACGAAGCCTCCCGACAGGAAATCGCCAACGCCAACGCACGCTTCCAAGCATTGCAGGCACGTATTCGCCCGCACTTTCTGTTTAATAGCATGAACAGCATTGCCAGCCTGATTCATATCAATCAGGACAAAGCCGAAGAAGCGGTGGAAGACCTGTCTGACCTGTTTCGTTCCAGCCTTCAGGAAGCCGGAAACCTGATCTCCCTGAGCCGGGAAATCGAACTGTGCAAAGGTTATCTGAGAATTGAAAAGCACCGGCTGGGCGACCGTCTCGACAGTGAGTGGCGGTTTCACAATTTACCTGAAACCCTGCCAGCCACTCTGTCCATTCCCCCCCTGACATTGCAGCCTGTTGTCGAGAACGCCGTTTACCACGGCATCCAGCCAAGGCAGCAGGGCGGCACGGTGAGTGTAGATATTGCGCTGGATAACGATAAAGTAACTATCAGGGTGCAGAACCCGGTGCCGGAAAACAGCGAGCAGGCGGTAGAACAGGGTAACCGGCTGGCACTGGAAAACATCAGGTCACGGTTGCAGCTGCTCTATGGCAACCATGCCAGCGTAGACACGCATCTGACCCTGAACAACGGAGCAGAGATTTACGAAACCATTATCAGCTACCCGGAAAATAAGTTATCCACAGCATGA
- a CDS encoding uroporphyrinogen-III C-methyltransferase: MSKQSKDSEQAKNPEVTDAKPDSSGKNKKSSKTAATTTARPSRFPLLVALLALLIALTALASTAYIGWRGKTLEDSQPALQSGQEQLQSQIARQQARLTETIQNLSPVDQQIEALQKRNDRLLNRIDVLSRHVRELAGSNRDGWQLAEVEYLLRLANQKLLMTSDVISAKALLQDADTILLELDDYSLFPIREALAEDLAVLRMVPHLDQEGIYLRLSALSRQVAGLPLLQHEGFNKSEPVSQTTAVSTEASATETESSGWQTVLLGMLKNTWDSFTSLFRFTTDRTSPVTPLLTAEDNVLMRQNLRLLIEQAKLALLAREQGIYNESLQQAQHWVERYFEMSGDASLGMLEELQSLSSVTVNPNLPNVNRALDAIKQFQSSEKPSDSPESPETAPDNEALLNNKQEAGSGVQNS; this comes from the coding sequence GTGAGCAAACAGTCTAAAGACTCCGAACAAGCCAAAAACCCTGAAGTGACGGATGCAAAACCGGACTCTTCAGGTAAAAACAAAAAAAGCAGTAAAACGGCTGCAACCACTACTGCCAGACCTTCCCGGTTCCCACTGCTGGTCGCACTGCTGGCGTTACTGATTGCGCTGACAGCACTGGCATCCACGGCTTACATTGGCTGGCGGGGCAAAACACTGGAAGACAGTCAGCCTGCTCTGCAAAGCGGACAGGAACAGTTGCAGTCCCAGATAGCCCGCCAGCAGGCAAGGCTGACGGAAACCATTCAAAACCTCTCTCCCGTAGACCAGCAGATAGAAGCCCTGCAAAAGCGTAATGACCGTTTGCTAAACCGTATTGACGTTCTTTCCCGTCATGTCCGCGAGCTGGCAGGCAGCAACCGCGATGGCTGGCAGCTGGCAGAAGTGGAATACCTGCTGCGTCTTGCCAACCAGAAGCTGTTAATGACCTCCGACGTTATCAGTGCCAAGGCATTGTTGCAGGATGCCGACACTATTCTTCTGGAGCTGGACGACTACAGTCTGTTCCCGATTCGTGAAGCACTGGCCGAAGACCTTGCGGTATTGCGCATGGTGCCGCATCTGGATCAGGAAGGTATTTACCTGCGTCTCTCCGCCCTGAGCCGTCAGGTTGCAGGATTGCCCCTGTTGCAACATGAGGGCTTTAATAAATCAGAGCCTGTCAGCCAGACCACTGCGGTCTCGACGGAAGCTAGCGCGACAGAAACAGAAAGTAGTGGTTGGCAAACCGTTCTGCTTGGCATGCTCAAAAACACCTGGGACAGTTTTACCAGCCTGTTCCGTTTCACAACCGACCGGACCTCCCCTGTAACGCCTCTGCTGACGGCTGAAGACAATGTGTTGATGCGCCAGAACCTGAGGCTCCTTATCGAACAGGCAAAGCTGGCACTGCTGGCAAGAGAGCAGGGGATCTACAATGAATCCCTGCAGCAGGCGCAACACTGGGTGGAACGTTATTTTGAAATGTCAGGCGATGCTTCCCTGGGTATGCTGGAAGAACTGCAATCCCTGTCGTCTGTCACGGTCAATCCAAACCTGCCGAATGTTAACCGGGCTCTGGATGCCATCAAGCAGTTCCAGTCTTCAGAAAAGCCGTCAGACTCTCCGGAATCACCCGAAACGGCTCCTGATAACGAAGCGCTTCTCAACAATAAACAAGAGGCTGGCAGCGGGGTACAAAACTCATGA
- the argH gene encoding argininosuccinate lyase has translation MSDNSNQQWGGRFSEGVDAFVARFTASIDFDRRLYQHDIAGSMAHARMLHKAGILTREEQDAIISGLKGILADIKQGSIDWSVELEDIHMNIEARLTDRIGDAGKKLHTGRSRNDQVATDIRLWLRDEIDTIDQELNRFQHGLLDLAEREAETIMPGFTHLQTAQPVTFGHHLMAWYEMLTRDRERLQDCRKRVNVSPLGAAALAGTTYPIDREFTAQQLGFDRPTRNSLDSVSDRDFAIEFCSAGALIMTHLSRMSEELVLWTSAQFNFIDLPDRFCTGSSIMPQKKNPDVPELVRGKTGRVNGHLISLLTLMKSQPLAYNKDNQEDKEPLFDTVDTLKDCLRAFADMVPHIEAKKEPMADAARRGFSTATDLADYLVRKGMPFRNAHEVVGKSVAYGIEQGRDLSEMTLEELQVFSGTIEADVFDVLTLEGSVSARNHIGGTAPEQVRQAVRHARELLKV, from the coding sequence ATGTCTGATAACAGTAATCAGCAGTGGGGCGGACGGTTCAGTGAGGGGGTGGATGCGTTTGTAGCACGATTCACGGCATCCATTGATTTTGACCGTCGCCTGTATCAACACGATATTGCTGGTTCCATGGCTCACGCCCGCATGCTGCATAAGGCAGGCATTCTGACCCGTGAAGAACAGGACGCTATCATCAGCGGCCTGAAAGGCATTCTGGCGGACATTAAACAGGGCAGTATCGACTGGTCCGTTGAGCTGGAAGATATTCACATGAATATCGAGGCGCGCCTGACGGATCGTATCGGGGATGCCGGTAAAAAGCTGCACACAGGACGTTCCAGAAACGATCAGGTGGCCACGGATATACGTCTCTGGCTGCGTGATGAGATCGACACTATTGATCAGGAGCTGAACCGTTTTCAGCATGGTTTGCTGGATCTGGCGGAGCGTGAAGCTGAAACCATTATGCCCGGTTTTACTCATCTGCAAACGGCCCAGCCTGTTACCTTTGGTCACCACCTGATGGCCTGGTATGAAATGCTGACACGGGATCGTGAGCGTTTGCAGGATTGTCGTAAGCGTGTGAATGTTTCTCCCCTGGGCGCAGCGGCACTGGCGGGTACCACTTATCCGATTGACCGTGAATTTACTGCACAGCAACTGGGCTTTGACCGTCCGACCCGTAATTCGCTGGATTCTGTCAGTGACCGGGACTTTGCCATTGAGTTCTGTTCTGCAGGAGCCTTGATCATGACGCACCTGTCCAGAATGTCGGAGGAGCTGGTGTTGTGGACTTCCGCCCAGTTCAATTTTATTGACCTGCCAGACCGTTTCTGTACCGGGTCATCCATTATGCCGCAGAAGAAAAATCCGGATGTTCCTGAACTGGTGCGGGGCAAAACAGGCCGGGTTAATGGTCATCTGATCTCGTTGCTGACCCTGATGAAATCCCAGCCCCTGGCTTACAACAAGGATAATCAGGAAGATAAAGAGCCACTGTTTGATACGGTAGACACACTGAAGGATTGTCTGCGGGCATTCGCTGACATGGTTCCACATATTGAGGCGAAAAAAGAGCCGATGGCAGACGCCGCCCGTCGTGGTTTCAGTACTGCGACCGATCTGGCGGATTATCTGGTGAGAAAGGGTATGCCTTTCCGTAATGCCCATGAAGTGGTGGGTAAGTCGGTGGCTTATGGTATTGAGCAGGGCAGAGACCTGTCGGAAATGACCCTTGAGGAATTACAGGTATTTTCCGGCACCATTGAGGCCGATGTGTTTGATGTGCTGACTCTGGAAGGTTCGGTCAGCGCCCGTAATCATATTGGCGGCACTGCGCCGGAGCAGGTACGGCAGGCGGTTCGTCATGCCCGTGAGTTGTTGAAAGTCTGA